The Acidobacteriota bacterium DNA window GAGGTCGTGCACGATCCGTGCGACGATGGCCTTGCCGGACCCGGTCGGGCCGACGATCAGCACCGGGAGATCGGTTCTGGCGACGGTCCGGATCGACTCGAAGAGCATCATCATCTTCTCGTCGTGGCCAAGCATCTCGCGGAAGCGTTGCACCGAAGGTGACCGGTCCTCGATCGACTCGCGTTGTCGGTCGGTCAGGAACTCCTCGAGCGCCCGTGCCAGATCGGGATCGCACGGCACGGCGGCGGTGAAGCGCGGGATCGGGCTGCCATCAGCCGCAGCCAAACCGGACTCGACCAGGTCCCCGACACAGTGTTCGACGTCACTCCTGAGGCGGCCGAATGCGGCCATGATCGATTCGATGTCGAGTGATTCGTGCGGACGGGCATGGAGATGCCGCAGGATTCCCGCCCGCAGGGGCGATTGCACCAAAGCCCGGAAGCGGGTTCTGGCCTGGGCCGACGCCCGGCCGGTGTCAATGGTCGCCACCGAGGGTGTCAGAGGCGACGTGGGTACTCTATGCAGCATGGATCAGTCTCTTGCTCGGTGACAGCGTGTCCAAGAATCGTGCCATGCGTCCCAGTCTTGGACACATCTGGCACAATGGGGCATATTTCGAGGCGGGAAGATCGGTCGGGCTGCGTCGGGCCACACGAAATGTGGCCAGAAATGGGACTCAGACTACAGAAAGTGTCTGACAACGCGACACGCGGTTGTGGTCGACAATGTCGGAGTCGAGCGTGTCGGAGCGGATGTTCGGCATTTGCCGGAACGACAAGTGTGCCCCCGCGCACACCAATCCTGCGGAAACCGCACACGCCTGGATCCCGGCGGCGGCCGGGGTCAGAGAGTCATTGGTCGGCAGCCTGCAGGGAGAACGCGTTCGAACTTGGTCTGCTCAGGGGACCCTGGCAGTCTCCGGAGAGCGGGGCGGGCGCACGGCCCGCGATTAGATTCCTCAACCGCCGCCCGGTGCGCACGACGATCCGAGTCGCGAACTCTTGCCGTAGCCACCGTTGGTACCCCCGACCCCGAACGTCGAACACTGCTTCTCGATGGTCGGCGCGGCGCACCGGGGACACGTCTCCGGCTGCCTGTTGCCGACGACCAACGCCTCGAAACGGTGGCCGCACGCTGTGCACTGATACTCGAAGAGCGGCATGGCATGAACTCCCTGACCGAATTCTATCTCGTCCCGACCAGCGGTGTAATGGCCCATTGCTGCGGCGAGCTCTGGCGGAGCGAATCCTCTCTCCGCGTCGCCGCCCGACGCAAGCCGCCCCTCGACGCTGC harbors:
- a CDS encoding zinc ribbon domain-containing protein: MPLFEYQCTACGHRFEALVVGNRQPETCPRCAAPTIEKQCSTFGVGGTNGGYGKSSRLGSSCAPGGG